Proteins co-encoded in one Corylus avellana chromosome ca9, CavTom2PMs-1.0 genomic window:
- the LOC132161621 gene encoding replication protein A 14 kDa subunit B-like: MDTSNPAVFVNAELLRLYVGPRVRAVIQVLRSDGGVVTGQSTDDNQILVKGSPPSPLSKFVEVVGIADSEKSIHAEIWTNFGDTFETHTYNQLCQLANGEFKHLFL, from the exons ATGGATACATCAAACCCTGCAGTTTTTGTCAATGCGGAGCTGCTGCGCTTGTATGTTGGTCCTAGGGTTCGGGCAGTGATTCAGGTTCTGCGATCTGATGGTGGAGTTGTTACAGGACAATCTACCGATGACAACCAGATACTTGTCAAAGGCTCTCCACCCTCTCCACTCTCAAAGTTTGTTGAGGTTGTTGGTATTGCTGACAGTGAGAAATCCATCCATGCTGAAATATGGACCAACTTTGGTGACACATTTG AAACTCATACTTACAATCAGCTTTGTCAGCTTGCAAACGGGGAATTTAAGCACTTGTTCCTCTGA
- the LOC132191688 gene encoding uncharacterized protein LOC132191688 produces MEMSKFSVLTRLKRAVKKVSFLLNFSVNRWLVASAIGRTSLKNRHLSFNDRPGLRACTDDNDVDSEDSGSSRELQRTLSFPYEDDVDKRAEMFIANFHRQLLIERQISLELQYCRGNSFKAISP; encoded by the coding sequence ATGGAAATGAGCAAGTTTTCTGTTCTAACTCGCCTGAAGAGGGCAGTGAAGAAGGTAagttttttgttgaattttagtGTCAATCGATGGCTTGTAGCTTCGGCTATTGGCCGGACTTCATTGAAGAACCGCCACCTTAGCTTCAATGATCGGCCGGGCTTGAGGGCGTGCACCGATGATAATGACGTAGATTCGGAGGATTCCGGCTCTTCGAGGGAGCTTCAGAGGACATTAAGCTTTCCGTACGAAGATGATGTTGATAAGAGAGCTGAGATGTTTATTGCTAATTTCCATCGCCAACTTTTAATAGAGAGACAAATTTCTCTGGAGCTTCAATATTGCCGGGGAAATAGTTTCAAGGCAATCTCTCCCTGA
- the LOC132192123 gene encoding F-box/kelch-repeat protein At1g57790-like isoform X1, with protein sequence MAGKKRRKLKSLAETVAENKRMTMKEKKEKLELQTWSDLPTELLELIISRLTLEDNVRASIVCKRWHSVAISVRIVNQSPWLMYFPKYGNLYEFYDPSLRKTHSIELPELNGSRVCYTKDGWLLLYRPRSHRMFFFNPFTREVIKLPRFELTYQIVAFSCAPTSSSCMLLTVKHISPTIVAVSTCHPGATEWVTVNYQNRLPFVSSIWNKFVFCNGLFYCLSLTGWIGVFDPLERTWNVLAVPPPKCPENFFAKNWWKGKFMAEHEGEILVIYTCASENPIMFKLDRINMVWEEMKTLDGVTIFASFLSSHSRTDLSGLMRNSVYFPKVRFYGKRCISYSFDSCRYYPRKQCHDWGDQDPFENIWIEPPQDFSSFI encoded by the coding sequence GTTAGCTGAAACGGTTGCTGAAAATAAAAGGATGAcaatgaaagagaagaaagagaaattggaGCTGCAGACTTGGTCTGACCTTCCTACGGAACTCTTGGAATTGATTATCTCCCGTCTAACCCTAGAGGACAACGTTCGTGCCTCCATTGTTTGCAAGAGATGGCACTCAGTTGCAATCTCCGTCCGGATAGTAAATCAATCACCATGGCTTATGTACTTCCCAAAGTATGGTAACTTGTATGAATTTTATGACCCGTCACTCCGCAAGACACATTCCATTGAGCTGCCCGAGTTGAATGGGTCTAGGGTTTGCTACACTAAAGATGGCTGGTTGTTGCTATACAGACCCAGATCTCATCGCATGTTCTTCTTTAACCCTTTTACCCGCGAAGTGATTAAATTGCCCAGGTTTGAGTTGACTTATCAGATTGTTGCCTTCTCTTGTGCCCCAACATCTAGCAGCTGCATGCTTCTTACAGTTAAGCACATCAGTCCCACAATTGTTGCTGTTAGCACTTGCCATCCTGGGGCAACAGAGTGGGTTACTGTTAATTACCAAAATCGTTTGCCCTTTGTTAGTAGTATTTGGAATAAGTTTGTTTTCTGCAATGGACTTTTCTATTGTCTGAGTCTCACTGGCTGGATAGGAGTCTTTGACCCACTGGAACGTACTTGGAATGTTCTTGCTGTGCCTCCACCCAAATGCCCCgagaatttttttgccaaaaattggTGGAAGGGCAAATTTATGGCAGAGCATGAAGGGGAAATATTAGTTATTTATACTTGTGCTAGTGAAAACCCTATTATGTTTAAGCTGGATCGGATAAACATGGTATGGGAAGAGATGAAAACCCTTGATGGAGTCACAATTTTTGCGAGTTTCTTGTCATCTCATTCCAGAACTGACCTTTCTGGACTGATGAGAAACAGTGTCTACTTCCCTAAAGTTCGTTTCTATGGAAAGCGTTGCATATCATACTCTTTTGACAGTTGTAGATACTATCCGCGTAAGCAGTGTCATGACTGGGGAGATCAAGATCCTTTTGAAAATATCTGGATTGAACCACCCCAAGACTTCTCAAGCTTCATCTGA
- the LOC132191899 gene encoding heterogeneous nuclear ribonucleoprotein Q — protein sequence MPRTRSGAAASHKPDVAEKPSESERPIESEEQVDLDGDNDPEETMEEEVEYEEVEEDEEVEEVEEEEEVEEEEEEVEEEVEEDDEDKEAAKRVDLQNGPHANEEMTVDQAEAEDERKKHAELLALPPHGSEVYLGGIPYDASEEDLRGFCEPIGEVTEVRIMKGKDSGGAKGYAFVTFRTKELASRAIEELNNSELKGKKIKCSTSQAKHRLFIGNVPRNWGEEDMKKAVTESGPGVISVELLKDPQNSIRNRGFAFIEYYNHACAEYSRQKMSSPKFKLDNNAPTVSWADPKNAESSAASQVKAVYVKNLPKDITQDCLRELFEHHGKITKVALPPAKAGQEKSRFGFVHFAERSSAMKALKNTEKYEIDGQVLECSLAKPQTDQKSSAPNTQKSSLLPSYPPRLGYGMVGSPYGAVGAGYGAAGFAQPLIYGRGSTPAGMAMMPMLLPDGRIGYVLQQPGMQPHSPPPQSRGGRSGTSGGSSGGRRSNDSSRGRSRYHPY from the exons ATGCCAAGGACAAGGTCAGGTGCTGCAGCCTCTCATAAGCCAGATGTAGCTGAAAAGCCTAGTGAGTCTGAAAGGCCTATAGAATCTGAAGAGCAGGTGGACCTTGATGGAGACAATGATCCCGAGGAGACAATGGAGGAAGAGGTTGAGTATGAAGAAGTAGAGGAAGATGAGGAAGTGGAAGAGgtcgaggaagaagaagaagtggaagaggaagaggaagaggtagaagaggaggttgaagaagatgatgaagacaaGGAGGCTGCTAAAAGAGTTGATTTACAAAATGGGCCACATGCTAACGAGGAGATGACAGTTGATCAGGCGGAGGCGgaagatgagagaaaaaagcATGCTGAGCTTCTTGCGCTGCCTCCTCATGGCTCTGAAGTGTACCTTGGTGGCATTCCTTATGATGCTTCTGAAGAGGATTTGAGGGGCTTTTGTGAGCCTATAGGAGAAGTCACTGAG GTTAGAATAATGAAGGGTAAAGATTCAGGTGGGGCCAAGGGATATGCTTTTGTGACCTTCAGAACCAAGGAGTTGGCTTCTAGGGCCATTGAGGAGTTAAATAATTCTGAACTAAAG ggaaaaaaaataaaatgttcaaCTTCTCAAGCAAAGCATCGGTTATTCATTGGTAACGTTCCCAGAAATTGGGGTGAGGAAGATATGAAGAAGGCTGTAACAGAGAGTGGGCCTGGGGTCATTTCTGTGGAACTGTTGAAG GACCCACAGAATTCTATCCGGAACCGTGGATTTGCTTTCATTGAGTATTATAATCATGCATGTGCGGAATACTCAAGACAGAAGATGTCAAGCCCCAAATTTAAGCTCGACAACAATGCCCCAACTGTGAGCTGGGCTGACCCCAAAAATGCGGAATCTTCTGCTGCGTCTCAG GTTAAGGCAGTGTATGTCAAGAATTTACCAAAAGACATTACTCAGGATTGTTTAAGAGAGTTGTTTGAACATCATGGAAAGATCACAAAAGTGGCTCTCCCTCCTGCAAAAGCAGGACAAGAAAAAAGCAGATTTGGTTTTGTTCACTTTGCAGAAAGGTCAAGTGCCATGAAGGCATTGAAGAACactgaaaaatatgaaattgaTG GTCAAGTTTTGGAGTGTTCTCTTGCAAAGCCACAGACAGATCAGAAATCTTCAGCACCAAACACGCAGAAGTCATCCTTACTCCCAAGCTACCCACCTCGTCTTGGTTATGGCATGGTTGGCAGTCCCTATGGTGCTGTAGGTGCTGGATATGGTGCAGCTGGCTTTGCACAA CCACTAATCTATGGTAGGGGGTCAACTCCTGCTGGCATGGCAATGATGCCAATGCTTTTGCCGGATGGAAGAATCGGATATGTCCT GCAACAACCCGGGATGCAACCACATTCCCCTCCACCACAGTCCCGGGGTGGCAGGAGTGGCACCAGCGGTGGCTCAAGCGGTGGAAGGCGCAGCAATGACAGCAGCCGTGGGCGCAGCCGGTATCACccatattaa
- the LOC132192123 gene encoding F-box/kelch-repeat protein At1g57790-like isoform X2 — MTMKEKKEKLELQTWSDLPTELLELIISRLTLEDNVRASIVCKRWHSVAISVRIVNQSPWLMYFPKYGNLYEFYDPSLRKTHSIELPELNGSRVCYTKDGWLLLYRPRSHRMFFFNPFTREVIKLPRFELTYQIVAFSCAPTSSSCMLLTVKHISPTIVAVSTCHPGATEWVTVNYQNRLPFVSSIWNKFVFCNGLFYCLSLTGWIGVFDPLERTWNVLAVPPPKCPENFFAKNWWKGKFMAEHEGEILVIYTCASENPIMFKLDRINMVWEEMKTLDGVTIFASFLSSHSRTDLSGLMRNSVYFPKVRFYGKRCISYSFDSCRYYPRKQCHDWGDQDPFENIWIEPPQDFSSFI; from the coding sequence ATGAcaatgaaagagaagaaagagaaattggaGCTGCAGACTTGGTCTGACCTTCCTACGGAACTCTTGGAATTGATTATCTCCCGTCTAACCCTAGAGGACAACGTTCGTGCCTCCATTGTTTGCAAGAGATGGCACTCAGTTGCAATCTCCGTCCGGATAGTAAATCAATCACCATGGCTTATGTACTTCCCAAAGTATGGTAACTTGTATGAATTTTATGACCCGTCACTCCGCAAGACACATTCCATTGAGCTGCCCGAGTTGAATGGGTCTAGGGTTTGCTACACTAAAGATGGCTGGTTGTTGCTATACAGACCCAGATCTCATCGCATGTTCTTCTTTAACCCTTTTACCCGCGAAGTGATTAAATTGCCCAGGTTTGAGTTGACTTATCAGATTGTTGCCTTCTCTTGTGCCCCAACATCTAGCAGCTGCATGCTTCTTACAGTTAAGCACATCAGTCCCACAATTGTTGCTGTTAGCACTTGCCATCCTGGGGCAACAGAGTGGGTTACTGTTAATTACCAAAATCGTTTGCCCTTTGTTAGTAGTATTTGGAATAAGTTTGTTTTCTGCAATGGACTTTTCTATTGTCTGAGTCTCACTGGCTGGATAGGAGTCTTTGACCCACTGGAACGTACTTGGAATGTTCTTGCTGTGCCTCCACCCAAATGCCCCgagaatttttttgccaaaaattggTGGAAGGGCAAATTTATGGCAGAGCATGAAGGGGAAATATTAGTTATTTATACTTGTGCTAGTGAAAACCCTATTATGTTTAAGCTGGATCGGATAAACATGGTATGGGAAGAGATGAAAACCCTTGATGGAGTCACAATTTTTGCGAGTTTCTTGTCATCTCATTCCAGAACTGACCTTTCTGGACTGATGAGAAACAGTGTCTACTTCCCTAAAGTTCGTTTCTATGGAAAGCGTTGCATATCATACTCTTTTGACAGTTGTAGATACTATCCGCGTAAGCAGTGTCATGACTGGGGAGATCAAGATCCTTTTGAAAATATCTGGATTGAACCACCCCAAGACTTCTCAAGCTTCATCTGA